One Pieris brassicae chromosome 11, ilPieBrab1.1, whole genome shotgun sequence DNA window includes the following coding sequences:
- the LOC123716454 gene encoding KRAB-A domain-containing protein 2-like: MTDTTQKRKEMKERFNARIRELTSTKGQNTQILSKKAYQETIEKVKWTKKKTSSKKPEDYQRLKRYDVLTIGNIEKLIVPVKQTDLIKFYVHTEEVFQIIDETHISMSHAGRNKMSTELHSRFKNITREMINIYIELCETCQKKPSSGLKTKHANSQDCTTRCQVEIIGMEPDNGYTNILIYQDLATKFIQLRPLKTQSVIEIADVLLDIFTIFGAPCILQNSVSKELADNIVKQLYITWPQLKMVHGPETEAYELVSDVTKRLKIWLGGNTKKWTEGLRFVQLLKNSDDSSDKSAFEAMFGIKARIGLKPRLPEYMLPNINTEEDLETFLTAGEVPVSVPESHDDMKYEDNRINLVLPGPSHDQLGFDNMDIKIEDTVMKMDHDALDELS, from the coding sequence ATGACGGACACTACACAAAAGCGTAAAGAGATGAAAGAACGCTTCAATGCACGAATACGTGAGTTAACTTCTACGAAAGGTCAAAATACCCAGATATTATCGAAAAAAGCGTATCaagaaacaatagaaaaagTAAAATGGACAAAAAAGAAAACGTCCAGTAAAAAACCTGAAGATTATCAACGTTTGAAGAGGTATGATGTTCTTACCATTGGTaacattgaaaaattaattgtgcCAGTGAAACAAACTGacttgattaaattttatgttcacACTGAAGAGGTTTTTCAAATTATAGACGAAACACACATTTCAATGAGCCACGCAGGTAGAAATAAAATGTCAACGGAATTGCATTCgcgttttaaaaacataactcGTGAAATGATAAACATTTACATAGAGCTGTGCGAAACGTGTCAGAAAAAGCCAAGTTCTggattaaaaactaaacatgCAAATAGCCAAGATTGCACCACACGATGTCAAGTAGAAATCATAGGGATGGAACCAGATAATGGGTATACGAATATCCTCATTTATCAAGATCTAGCAACGAAATTCATTCAACTACGCCCGCTGAAAACTCAAAGCGTTATAGAAATTGCCGATGTTCTATTGGATATTTTTACCATATTTGGTGCACCATGTATTCTGCAGAACAGTGTAAGCAAAGAGTTAGCTGATAATATAGTTAAACAATTGTATATCACGTGGCCACAATTGAAAATGGTTCACGGCCCAGAAACTGAGGCTTATGAGCTTGTATCTGATGTGACAAAACGGTTGAAAATCTGGTTAGGtggaaatacaaaaaaatggaCGGAGGGGCTGCGATTTGTCCAATTACTTAAGAACTCAGATGATAGTTCAGACAAATCAGCTTTCGAAGCAATGTTTGGGATTAAAGCACGTATTGGTTTAAAGCCGCGATTGCCTGAATATATGCTTCCTAATATTAATACAGAAGAAGATTTGGAGACTTTTTTGACAGCAGGTGAAGTGCCTGTTTCTGTTCCTGAATCTCATGATGATATGAAATATGAAGATAACAGAATCAATCTAGTGTTACCTGGCCCAAGTCATGATCAACTGGGTTTTGATAATATGGACATAAAGATTGAAGATACCGTGATGAAGATGGACCACGACGCTTTGGATGAGTtgtcataa